In Microscilla marina ATCC 23134, the genomic window AAAACTGAACAAGCTTATCGCTTCAGCGAATTAGACGGCTTTATCACCCAAACAAAACTTACCAATGGCAATGTATCTGACGTGATTTATTTGATTAAACACGATCAGGAAGTGCAAAAAATCCCTTCTTTTTACTATGCCAATTATCAGGAAATTAAGCGTTACCTCAAAGCCAGGTTACAATACTTGGGCTAATCATTATGAGTCATACACTGGTGTCCTCAAAAGTAAAAGGCAGTTAAACAAAATATACAATTTGTGCGAAGTTCTTATTGGGCTTCGCACTTTTAGTTTTAGTACCTTTTAGGCCAAAGGATTTACTTGGCAAAAAGCTGAGAAATATTTTTAAAAGCCTTAAACTCCAGTGCATTGCCTTCTACATCGAGAAAAAACATAGTGGCCTGCTCGCCTATTTTTCCTTGAAAGCGGATGTAAGGTTCTATGACAAACTCAATATTTTTTGTTTTCAAATCTTCAGCAAGTTTTTCCCAATCGTTCCAACTAAGCACCACCCCAAAGTGAGGGATGGGCACCTCGTGTCCATCTACAGGGTTGGCTACGGGTTTGTGGCTGATCTCAGCTACTGGTTTTTGGTGAATGACCAGTTGGTGTCCAAAAAAGTTGAAATCTACCCAATGTTCATCGCTTCTGCCTTCTTTGCA contains:
- a CDS encoding VOC family protein, which gives rise to MTNTSQTPPFHLAIPVADLAKSRQFYGEVLGCKEGRSDEHWVDFNFFGHQLVIHQKPVAEISHKPVANPVDGHEVPIPHFGVVLSWNDWEKLAEDLKTKNIEFVIEPYIRFQGKIGEQATMFFLDVEGNALEFKAFKNISQLFAK